The genomic window CGCAGGCCAGCCGACCTCTCCGCTCCTTCCGCAGAGCGTGCTTGCTTATATCTATCAGCGCGGTCTTTATCAAAGCTGACGAGTTCCCAGGCTTCATGCTGGCTTTTCCCCGCTCTCCACGCTACGATGGAGCGTTGGAGTACCTGCTACCGAATGGCATCGACTGAAACTCGTCAAATGGTGCTGGCCGCCGCTTCGGCCTGCGAAGAGAAAAAGGCAGAAAACACCCGTATCCTCGAACTGGACCCGGCTGACTCCGGCTTTACGGACTTCTTCCTCATTACCAGCGCAGCCAACGACCGGCAGGCTGTGGCCATCAGCGACGAAATCGAATTGCGCCTGAAACGCGATTTCCACACCTTGCCTCATTCCGTGGAGGGCCGTCGCGTAGGCGAATGGATCCTGATGGATTATGTAGACTTCGTCGCCCATATCTTTCTGCATGAAAAACGCGCATTTTATGACTTGGAAAGATTATGGAAATCCGCCACTCCTGTAGACCTGGAAGAACTGAAGGCCACTCTCAAGAAGAAGACCGCTGCTGTAAGAAAAAAGGCAGTTCGCAAAAAGTCTGCACCGATGAAGACCTCGGTTAAGAAGGCCGCGAAAAAGAAGTCCACCTCAAAAAAGACTGCATCCAAAAAAGCGAAGCCCTCTGGTCAGTCACGCAAAAAACAATAAGCTGCTCGTAAGGAGTAAGAAAATGGGGCTGCCCAGTTGGCAGCCCCCTGATTTTTTCTAGCGGGACTTCAGAATTCGAAACGCAGTGCTAATTGAATCGCACGACGCTCATCTCCTGAACTGGGTACACCTCCAGGTGAACCCTTTACAGCCTGAACAGAAGTTCCTTCAGCATAATCCGCCGTTCCTACTACAGGATAAAAGTTATGATGGTTCAGCGCATCGTAGAATTCCGAGCGGAACTGAATGTTCATCTGTTCCCTGATGTGGAAGTTCTTATACACTCCCAAGTCAAGGTTATATCTGCCCGGAGACCACCAGGAATTCCGTCCTAGCCCCGGATTCTGATAGCAGCCGTTGCTGGTGCAGGTTGGAATATCCGAACCTCCCAGTATTGGATCCGTATAAGGATTCTTTGAATCGGCCGGAATGTTGATATAGGTGTAGCTGTTGACCCCACCATTGTTGACTGGAGTTCCGTGGAATTTCAATCCCGGTGCATTCACAATCCGTGGGCAGGCATTAATACCATTCGTGCAGTCATAAATGGTAAAGGGTGTTCCTGTCTCCGCATAAAAGATGGGGGCAAACTGCCAACCACCAAGTACGGTTTGCACAAACGCAGACTGTCCGCGGAACCTCAACCAGGTTGGCTCATAGGTTCCGCCAACAGTGACCCGTTGACGAATATCAAAATCCGCATTTCCCCTGTCCAGTGCCGGATTGAACGGGTTCAGAAATCCCAGGTTGAAATTGTTACTGGACTGGCTGAAAGTCGAGCTTAGATTGTCCATTGCATGTGCGAAAGTGTAATTCGCAACCACCTGGAAGCCTTCTGAGGCAAACCGACTGCTGTTCAACCGGATATTCAGGGCATTATACTAGCTATCACCATTGGCGCCACGAACATTGATGTTGGAGTATTGGTAATTCAGGCGGTTGCCCACATGAGCGTCGCCCATGTACGCATTGCCACTCCCGATAAAGTTCCAGTTTGCGATTGAGTACTGATGAATCCCTCTGCTTCCTGAATACTCAATTCCTACCGTTGTGTTGGCTGCAACTTCGTGCTCCACACCAAGGCTGTAGATATGAGCATAGGAAACAGGGATGTTCTGCACTGGCGCGCGCAAACTGGTCTTGGGCAACGCTTTGGTACCAGATCCAGCCAGGGGACCAGCGTTGTCCGTGTAAACCGGCATCGACGGAACGTCGACTCCGGCGACCAGTGAAATGACCGCATAGTTGGGCGGGTTTTGGATGACATTATAGGTCACATTGCCGAAGTCACGTTCGTATGCAATTCCATAACCACCGCGAATGGCCCACTTCCCATCGCCTTTTACGTCCCAGGCAAAACCAACACGAGGGGCAAAGTTATGAAACTGTTGTTTGTAAAGACCGCCTACGGGGCTGTTGGGCGTCGTCAACACTTGCCCATTGCGGATCTGCTGGAACAGATTGCTTCCAGAGCCAAGGAAGAAGTTTGATTCAAGATTCGGATTGGAATTGTGCTGGACGCCATAGTATTCCCACCGAATTCCCAGATTCAACGTAAAGTTCGGGAATACTTTCCAGGAATCTTGGCCAAAGACATTCCCGTCGTTAAAGGTGTTTTCGCGCTTAAAGCTCGGTGGCCCTGCGGGAAGATTGACTGTGCATGCCGGAGTTACAATCGTGTTTCCCGAAGCATCTGTTGCACATGGGAATTTTCCCTGAGGATTAATTGCACCCTGGAAGCTGTAAATGGACCCGGCCTGTAAGGCCTGTAGTGCGCTTGTTTCGGCCGTGCCATTCTTTGCAACCTGCTGCACAGAGTTCTCATAGGCACCAAAGATACGATTGTCGCGTATCTGAATAAACTGGCCACCAAAACGGAAAGTATGTTGTTTTACACTCCAGGTAAGGTCGGGGCTGATTTCATATACATTCTGCGGGCCGCCAAACGGAATTGCATTGCCCGGGCTGAATGGCAGGTAACCTGGCAACGCAATCTGCCTTCCTGTCATGCCATCCACACTGGCTGTATTGCCCTGGTTCAAATAGAGTGTCGGGCCAACCGGAGCAGAGGCCAGCGGCTGATTGTTATTCAGACGGTTATAAGCAAGA from Pseudacidobacterium ailaaui includes these protein-coding regions:
- the rsfS gene encoding ribosome silencing factor yields the protein MASTETRQMVLAAASACEEKKAENTRILELDPADSGFTDFFLITSAANDRQAVAISDEIELRLKRDFHTLPHSVEGRRVGEWILMDYVDFVAHIFLHEKRAFYDLERLWKSATPVDLEELKATLKKKTAAVRKKAVRKKSAPMKTSVKKAAKKKSTSKKTASKKAKPSGQSRKKQ